A window of Salinibacter grassmerensis contains these coding sequences:
- a CDS encoding cold shock domain-containing protein, with translation MTSGQGRIGRVKFYDPSKDFGFVEEITEPGRKDVYFNRKAIELSLPIEDELVFFDSETARESESRRATEVHLLTEAPRDNTALREIAESIPNEEARSEVLEVIHSGPSVTQAGPIDRLWMVGKVKFFDSDKGYGFTRPLRKRDVGGEDVFVHQSRVLPRRLNDGDWVAFRPIPSESEDGSVEAAYAHRLENFSGNPSVVRELLAEDAVAPGETVPHLHNIALNVLGAEELQKYAELVLSKIEGKSAPLSHDYVSALGRRLENAADDKKEKESLTGFVRERVGQIAEKNRFSSEGRTILFTEGLAPLPSPEILAETSGGYLKEIAKEVSEPELRKYADETFNLVLSGDRPPSENRRHFEYLHRLLENACVDDTAVRELEDQLQEVVSAGLDQGALRLLDVAGLWRREALDNIRPEVLAEALENVDSEDITSYLKRLDIHKLAQVAEKRTESLIAEDQGHGRLDGITSWRRSLQSLEQIGHDSSQKSQPDQKEPSEGFDEREAPLRVTVSALREECTAWELTHLYARGLVDDFPSSWVKRNLDDLSRSVTGNILNRETTSVELRTGILRTVIENLTEDEETAGAQWAAEQIQSHLTGKKKENVLEHLARSLKPEAQSCLYARGLLDDLPSSWVKENLDDLPESVVEDILCRESTSAALRAGILRMSIEKISEDEEIVDARWTARQIQNHLAGKKQRSVSEHLARSIGPEVHLEIWRDEMIDVLPEQALDQHFEDASKEDITRAATWSQDGILPESELAERLDRYLKGIPDCVDPDVYPPIKEAVRQLGLLGEDPEDSLEDCAPAVHDMAKLALWNEGNADPPDPKTIQNVFVALVPEEQVRALRWLFHLHAKGKVSLDIKTLSQLSRVGPESLSGRRLRTDQLIAALTPEIAIKTLQKIDVEGQVLLEGELLKILLQSANRREEELALQGLFSKCNGRTEMKFAAGRTSYSNQNSSGPEEKKIIEKEAGGVSYFEVQFRYDENLIDAVKQLPHSGYHSRSKTWMVKASPKGKQAVKEFAKAHNFFIELQDGHHYSNNPHLHEKRTQRYKPCKYCEGRHVDGKHWKWDQEFWWCRGEECFEANRPNHSPDEWESYTLKDFIRLLQLDRSMDDGAYGRYMGTLNRFNELLERLGCRKCEKYMHPVDDSAFAHYRVTRFHCTNEGCTNRGKEVYLHHCLNSKCSSIIDSRDSKQCPNGWWICTEEDCGACCSTEAMEDRRDRLHRSNQRPSDWLKRFIERKKGHVERAEHFCYSCGSRMVWLSGAKGESRPVFRCEKCEIEYDTEKAGFSYEYAEQLRSDDDPDRLRKAKSQH, from the coding sequence ATGACTTCAGGGCAAGGTCGAATTGGACGTGTCAAGTTCTACGACCCGAGTAAAGATTTCGGGTTCGTGGAGGAGATCACAGAGCCAGGTAGAAAGGATGTTTATTTCAACCGGAAGGCCATTGAGCTGAGTCTGCCAATAGAAGATGAGCTCGTCTTTTTTGACTCGGAGACGGCCAGGGAATCTGAGTCGCGGCGAGCAACCGAAGTCCACCTGCTCACCGAAGCACCTCGTGACAACACGGCTCTGCGTGAAATCGCCGAGTCGATTCCCAATGAGGAAGCACGCAGTGAGGTGTTGGAGGTCATCCACAGCGGGCCATCAGTAACTCAGGCCGGACCTATCGATCGGCTGTGGATGGTGGGGAAAGTTAAATTCTTCGATTCTGACAAAGGATATGGCTTCACTCGTCCATTGCGAAAGAGAGATGTTGGCGGAGAAGATGTTTTCGTTCACCAGAGCCGAGTACTTCCTCGCAGGCTGAATGATGGAGATTGGGTTGCCTTCCGTCCCATTCCTTCCGAATCGGAGGATGGGTCTGTCGAAGCAGCTTACGCCCACCGACTAGAAAACTTCTCAGGCAATCCCAGTGTAGTCCGAGAGCTTCTGGCAGAGGATGCGGTAGCCCCAGGAGAGACTGTACCGCACCTTCACAATATTGCCTTGAATGTGCTTGGGGCAGAGGAACTTCAAAAGTACGCTGAACTGGTGCTTTCGAAAATAGAAGGTAAAAGTGCTCCCTTATCTCACGACTACGTGTCTGCGCTTGGGAGACGGCTCGAAAATGCTGCTGATGACAAAAAAGAAAAGGAAAGCCTAACTGGTTTCGTCAGAGAGAGAGTAGGGCAGATAGCCGAGAAGAATCGGTTCTCTTCAGAGGGGCGGACAATTCTTTTTACAGAAGGACTCGCCCCGTTGCCTTCTCCTGAGATCCTCGCGGAGACATCCGGAGGTTATCTGAAGGAAATCGCGAAGGAGGTGTCTGAACCCGAACTCAGAAAGTATGCAGACGAAACGTTCAATCTGGTTCTCTCAGGTGACAGGCCGCCGAGTGAGAATCGCCGTCATTTCGAATATCTGCATCGACTTCTCGAGAACGCCTGTGTTGACGATACGGCCGTCCGGGAACTAGAGGATCAGTTGCAAGAAGTGGTTTCGGCCGGACTTGACCAGGGTGCGCTTCGCCTGTTGGATGTGGCAGGTCTTTGGAGAAGGGAGGCTCTCGACAACATCCGCCCAGAAGTGTTGGCGGAAGCGCTGGAAAACGTGGACTCAGAAGACATCACGTCATATCTCAAGCGTCTTGATATTCATAAGCTTGCGCAAGTCGCGGAGAAGAGGACTGAGAGCCTGATCGCTGAAGATCAGGGCCATGGTCGCCTTGATGGGATTACGAGTTGGAGAAGAAGCCTTCAGAGTCTTGAACAGATTGGGCACGACTCCTCTCAGAAATCACAACCAGACCAGAAAGAACCGTCGGAAGGATTTGATGAGAGAGAAGCCCCACTTCGAGTCACCGTCTCCGCTTTGCGAGAAGAGTGCACTGCATGGGAGCTAACGCACCTGTATGCTCGTGGGCTCGTGGACGATTTTCCTAGCTCGTGGGTCAAGAGAAATCTGGACGATCTTTCGAGGAGTGTCACTGGCAATATTTTGAACCGTGAGACGACAAGCGTTGAGCTACGGACTGGAATACTCAGAACTGTCATAGAGAATCTGACCGAGGATGAAGAGACGGCTGGTGCGCAGTGGGCTGCTGAGCAGATTCAGAGCCACCTTACCGGAAAGAAAAAGGAAAACGTCCTAGAGCATCTTGCACGGTCACTCAAGCCTGAGGCTCAGTCTTGCCTGTATGCCCGTGGGCTGCTAGACGACCTTCCGAGCAGCTGGGTGAAGGAAAACCTGGATGATCTGCCTGAAAGCGTCGTCGAAGATATCCTATGCCGCGAGTCGACCAGCGCGGCACTTCGGGCTGGAATCCTGCGGATGTCGATAGAGAAGATTTCTGAGGATGAGGAAATAGTTGATGCAAGGTGGACTGCGAGACAGATCCAGAACCATCTTGCTGGAAAGAAGCAAAGAAGTGTGTCGGAGCATCTCGCGCGATCGATTGGGCCTGAAGTTCACCTCGAGATCTGGAGGGACGAGATGATCGACGTTCTCCCAGAACAGGCCCTCGATCAGCACTTCGAAGACGCCTCCAAGGAGGATATCACCCGGGCGGCCACGTGGTCTCAGGACGGAATACTGCCCGAAAGCGAGCTTGCTGAGCGACTAGACCGGTACCTGAAGGGTATTCCTGATTGTGTAGACCCAGACGTGTACCCTCCGATCAAAGAAGCTGTGCGGCAGCTAGGACTGCTGGGGGAAGACCCTGAAGATAGCCTCGAAGACTGCGCGCCTGCAGTCCATGATATGGCGAAGTTAGCGCTCTGGAATGAAGGAAATGCCGATCCGCCCGACCCGAAGACAATTCAGAATGTCTTCGTTGCTTTGGTCCCAGAAGAACAGGTCCGTGCACTTCGTTGGCTCTTTCACCTCCACGCGAAGGGAAAGGTCTCCCTCGATATCAAAACGCTCAGTCAACTTTCGCGAGTTGGCCCAGAAAGCTTATCTGGCAGAAGACTTCGAACGGACCAGCTAATCGCAGCCCTAACTCCAGAGATCGCAATAAAAACCCTTCAGAAAATCGACGTGGAGGGGCAAGTATTACTGGAGGGAGAGCTTTTGAAGATACTCCTGCAATCTGCAAACAGAAGAGAGGAAGAACTTGCGCTTCAGGGCTTGTTTAGCAAGTGCAATGGGAGAACTGAGATGAAATTTGCGGCGGGACGCACGTCCTACTCTAATCAGAATTCAAGTGGACCGGAAGAGAAAAAGATAATAGAGAAAGAGGCTGGAGGAGTAAGTTACTTCGAAGTCCAGTTCAGATACGACGAGAATCTCATCGACGCAGTAAAGCAACTTCCTCACTCGGGTTACCATAGCAGGTCAAAAACCTGGATGGTGAAAGCAAGTCCGAAGGGCAAGCAAGCAGTGAAGGAGTTTGCGAAAGCGCACAACTTCTTCATTGAGCTACAGGACGGGCACCATTACTCGAATAATCCTCATCTGCACGAGAAACGGACGCAAAGATACAAACCCTGCAAGTACTGCGAGGGGAGACATGTAGATGGCAAGCACTGGAAATGGGACCAGGAATTTTGGTGGTGCCGAGGAGAAGAGTGTTTCGAGGCGAACCGGCCAAACCATTCCCCAGATGAGTGGGAGTCATATACGCTCAAAGACTTTATTCGTCTCCTCCAGCTTGACCGAAGCATGGATGATGGAGCGTATGGCCGGTATATGGGAACTCTCAACCGATTCAATGAGCTACTGGAGCGACTGGGCTGCAGAAAATGTGAGAAGTACATGCACCCGGTAGACGACTCAGCATTTGCTCACTACCGCGTCACACGTTTCCACTGCACTAACGAAGGATGCACCAATCGAGGAAAGGAGGTATATCTACACCACTGCCTCAATTCGAAATGCTCTAGCATCATCGACAGTCGTGACTCAAAGCAGTGCCCAAACGGATGGTGGATATGCACCGAAGAAGACTGTGGTGCCTGCTGCTCAACCGAAGCGATGGAGGATCGGCGAGATAGGTTGCATAGATCGAACCAGCGCCCTTCCGATTGGCTGAAAAGGTTTATCGAGAGAAAGAAAGGACACGTAGAGCGAGCGGAGCACTTCTGCTATTCTTGTGGAAGTCGAATGGTCTGGCTAAGCGGCGCCAAGGGTGAAAGTCGTCCTGTCTTTCGGTGCGAGAAATGCGAGATTGAGTACGACACTGAAAAGGCTGGATTTAGTTACGAGTACGCGGAGCAGCTGCGCTCTGACGATGATCCCGACCGCCTGCGCAAGGCGAAGTCTCAACACTGA
- a CDS encoding 2'-5' RNA ligase family protein, producing MALSVVSYPALSEEDYERIQAVREEHDPLYYGVIDPHITLVFPTDGVRRTTLIEHVREEASSTAPFEVVFRCAILGDPDFEGHAHAFLVPDEGFSDLVRLHDRLYTGPLADFLRLDLPFLPHVGIANTPDPEDCKTIVDNLNAKNFEIRGRVESFDVVEYDEEIVRPIEQFSLSVDLGIET from the coding sequence ATGGCACTTTCTGTCGTAAGTTATCCAGCGCTGTCTGAGGAGGACTACGAACGGATACAGGCCGTCCGCGAAGAGCACGATCCACTGTACTACGGGGTCATCGACCCGCACATCACTCTCGTTTTTCCAACCGACGGTGTCAGGCGAACGACTCTCATCGAACACGTTCGAGAAGAAGCTTCTTCAACGGCACCGTTTGAGGTCGTTTTTCGATGCGCGATTCTCGGAGATCCGGACTTTGAAGGCCACGCTCACGCCTTCCTGGTTCCGGATGAGGGATTCAGCGACCTCGTGCGGCTGCACGACCGCCTTTACACTGGACCCCTTGCGGATTTTCTTCGACTGGACCTTCCTTTCCTTCCACACGTCGGGATTGCCAACACACCCGACCCGGAAGACTGCAAGACAATCGTAGACAACTTGAACGCGAAGAATTTTGAGATTCGGGGTCGCGTAGAATCGTTCGATGTGGTCGAATATGACGAGGAGATAGTCCGTCCCATTGAGCAATTCTCTCTTTCAGTCGACCTCGGAATAGAGACATAA
- a CDS encoding DinB family protein: protein MPQSRTAGDFRSLFEYDRWASDRLLDTMQAAGSVPSRAPNLLMHLLRAQDVWHGRIESTDHADQDLWVEASLEDCARRAEQAAHRWKRLLDKLADDDLDRLIAYRNSKGTAFETPLREVLSHVVNHGTHHRGQIALLLREGGIAPPPTDYIFYLREQ from the coding sequence ATGCCTCAATCCCGTACCGCAGGTGATTTTCGGTCGCTCTTCGAGTACGATCGCTGGGCCAGTGATCGGCTGCTTGATACGATGCAAGCCGCCGGCTCCGTCCCCTCGCGGGCCCCCAACCTGCTCATGCACCTGCTCCGGGCGCAGGACGTGTGGCACGGCCGTATCGAAAGCACGGACCACGCCGATCAAGACCTCTGGGTAGAGGCCAGCCTGGAGGACTGCGCCCGGCGTGCCGAGCAGGCGGCCCACCGCTGGAAACGTCTGCTCGACAAGCTTGCTGACGATGATCTCGACCGGCTCATCGCTTACAGGAACTCGAAGGGTACCGCTTTCGAGACGCCTCTCAGGGAGGTGCTCAGCCATGTGGTGAACCATGGCACTCATCACCGAGGCCAGATCGCGCTTTTGCTCCGAGAGGGCGGAATTGCGCCTCCCCCGACCGACTACATCTTTTACCTCCGTGAGCAGTGA
- a CDS encoding sensor histidine kinase — MSRIWKSLYGRISLLYLGLSLALCLTCAWVTVWQFRTFMGAVNQRLDRQLATDLVPRIEAAGADGTYDRAVKQVGATIEELRPAVQLYVLDASGRVRASSVEDPYLRRQRIDLAPIKAFVGGATVPVRAQDPASTTDRKVFSAAPIEGPDGQQDYLYVILNGCSADAIASTFKQTYVWRTFASSLLLALGFTTVVGLALFWLLTRRFRSLTNVVQRFKEGDYDERADAQRDDEIGQLGQAFNEMADTIAAQVEALRRTDEERRRLVAQVSHDFRTPLTSIRGHAERLLDSPAAGDGAPSDQLPEGENPPAPPQRLERIETILENTERLDRLSGRLHELSRLDAPESNLNQAPFSLAELAHDLVVKFRPVAEDRGLTLRVDLTPDLPSVEGDIGQIERLLSNLIENALENTPAGGEVVLRLQRDDDDVRVAVTDTGVGIPEEEIPLVTQRFHQVDQVDAPAGSQDDGDGSGLGLTVAANVAEAHSRSLEIDSTRREGTTVSLRLPVAT; from the coding sequence ATGAGTCGAATCTGGAAAAGCCTCTACGGCCGAATCTCGCTCCTGTACCTGGGTCTATCGCTCGCGCTGTGCTTGACGTGCGCGTGGGTGACGGTTTGGCAGTTCCGCACGTTCATGGGCGCGGTGAACCAGCGCCTGGACCGGCAGTTGGCAACCGACCTCGTGCCGCGCATTGAGGCCGCTGGGGCTGATGGCACATACGACCGGGCCGTCAAACAGGTCGGGGCCACCATCGAAGAGCTCCGGCCGGCCGTGCAGCTGTATGTCCTCGATGCATCGGGGCGGGTCCGGGCCAGCTCGGTTGAGGACCCGTATCTTCGGCGGCAGCGGATCGACTTGGCGCCGATAAAGGCGTTCGTGGGCGGAGCAACCGTGCCAGTGCGGGCCCAGGATCCGGCTTCGACGACTGACCGGAAAGTGTTCTCGGCAGCCCCAATTGAAGGTCCCGACGGGCAGCAGGACTACCTGTACGTAATCCTAAACGGCTGTAGCGCCGACGCTATCGCCAGCACGTTCAAACAGACGTACGTCTGGCGCACGTTTGCGTCCAGCCTGCTTCTGGCCCTAGGGTTCACGACGGTCGTTGGGCTGGCGCTCTTCTGGCTGCTTACCCGCCGATTCCGGTCCCTTACCAACGTCGTGCAGCGGTTCAAGGAGGGCGATTACGATGAGCGGGCCGACGCCCAGCGTGACGACGAGATTGGGCAACTGGGACAGGCGTTCAATGAGATGGCCGACACGATAGCGGCTCAGGTGGAGGCCCTGCGCCGCACCGACGAAGAGCGGCGCCGGCTCGTGGCACAGGTGTCGCACGACTTCCGGACACCCCTCACCTCGATCCGCGGCCACGCCGAGCGTCTCCTCGATTCACCAGCCGCGGGCGACGGGGCACCATCCGACCAGCTGCCTGAAGGCGAGAATCCTCCCGCGCCTCCCCAGCGGCTCGAACGGATCGAGACGATCCTTGAGAACACCGAGCGCCTCGATCGCCTTTCGGGTCGGCTCCATGAACTTTCGCGGCTCGACGCGCCGGAGTCCAACTTGAACCAGGCCCCCTTCTCCCTGGCCGAACTCGCCCACGACCTGGTAGTCAAGTTTCGTCCTGTGGCGGAGGACCGCGGCCTCACCCTCCGAGTAGATTTGACGCCAGATTTGCCGTCAGTGGAGGGGGACATCGGGCAGATTGAACGCTTGCTGTCCAACCTCATCGAGAACGCGCTGGAGAACACGCCGGCCGGTGGCGAGGTGGTTCTACGGCTCCAACGGGATGATGACGATGTCCGTGTGGCGGTCACCGACACGGGGGTCGGGATCCCCGAAGAGGAAATTCCCCTCGTCACGCAGCGCTTTCATCAGGTGGACCAGGTAGACGCACCCGCAGGCTCTCAGGACGACGGTGACGGATCGGGCCTTGGCCTCACGGTCGCCGCAAATGTTGCAGAGGCGCACAGCCGTTCGTTGGAGATCGATAGTACCCGAAGAGAGGGAACGACCGTTTCGCTTCGTCTCCCCGTGGCAACGTGA
- a CDS encoding response regulator transcription factor, giving the protein MDTSHQILFIEDDPEIGSLVCEELRDHGCPVDWYKSGTDGWAHFREEEQDLIVLDLRLPSLDGMDLLRRIRDADPHVPVVILSAKAEKRDVVRGLELGADDYVTKPFSSSELIARIHALLRRLAAERERHARGDDEEIQVRPLTVYPQQHRVTVGGDAVDLTAKEFDLLLQFVRHPGRAFSRGELLNHVWGEEFNGFDHTVNTHINRLRDKIEPDPDDPILIQTVWGVGYRLADPDELPASS; this is encoded by the coding sequence ATGGACACGTCCCACCAGATCCTATTCATCGAGGATGATCCGGAAATTGGATCGCTCGTCTGCGAGGAGCTCCGCGACCACGGGTGCCCGGTCGACTGGTACAAAAGTGGAACGGACGGATGGGCACATTTTCGAGAAGAGGAGCAGGACCTCATCGTGCTCGACCTACGGCTACCGTCCCTCGACGGCATGGATCTGCTCCGTCGCATCCGAGACGCAGATCCGCACGTGCCGGTCGTCATCCTGTCGGCGAAGGCCGAAAAGCGAGACGTGGTGCGGGGGCTGGAGCTAGGGGCCGACGATTACGTGACCAAGCCCTTTAGCTCAAGCGAGCTCATTGCCCGTATTCATGCGCTGCTGCGGCGGTTGGCAGCCGAGCGAGAACGGCATGCCCGCGGGGACGACGAGGAGATTCAGGTGAGGCCGCTCACGGTCTATCCCCAACAGCACCGAGTCACTGTGGGGGGGGATGCGGTCGACCTCACGGCGAAGGAGTTCGACCTGCTCTTGCAATTTGTCCGGCATCCGGGCCGGGCCTTCAGCAGAGGCGAGCTTCTCAATCACGTGTGGGGAGAAGAGTTCAATGGGTTCGACCATACGGTGAACACCCACATCAACCGCCTCCGCGACAAGATTGAACCGGATCCCGACGACCCGATTCTCATCCAGACGGTCTGGGGCGTGGGCTACCGGTTGGCAGATCCCGACGAGCTTCCTGCCTCATCATGA
- a CDS encoding carbohydrate binding family 9 domain-containing protein encodes MTALVMGALLSVLAPTTDSTDDEDRPVLRTQRVEASLSIDGRLDEGVWTGVPAATGFRQLEPKEGQAPTQETKVHILYGEDALYVGARLHDQRPGRIRDRLARRDQLNQADWFEVSIDSYLDRRTARTFAVNAAGVQRDGIVRSGSADQRGFNESWDAIWRSAARITNRGWVAELRIPYDMLRFSEAERQTWGLQFRRRIPRTSEVLEWPLVPRSERQASLVAEYGRLSGLQGLRPNRRVEVAPYVLGRARTQENPDAPGTIQSSGAADVGVDAEIGLGSNATLDATINPDFGQVESDPSVLNLTAFETFFPERRPFFIQGTDIFDFPLGLENVRGSVRPAELFYTRRIGAVDPVVGALKLTGRTQSGLSYGALGATTGPEFAPERGYAVGRAEQQLGARSTVGGIVTAFDGPAGSSGAGRRRSLVGGADWDLRFGGGAYRVEGRLTGSHRRTSAGSEAPSTGGEITTEFEKLQGDWTYDAGFRIRTPEYNPNDLGRLRRNNQIRFSSFVRHQFNGGQPVGPFQNLSGFFTVNQSWSYDRGLNRGTEPYLEFGGLTDGFRPITLTVDGKNLFGGVDLFETRGLRPRARPTTAISTIRVGTDSRRSWQLTPRVSWTARSDAGWEWSAGLDAEWNVGSRLKLSGGLSYQQELGVVEWAANETFVRRGMNEWAVGTESAAPSDLGSDELSTLSRGTDALAAALSDVSTASTSIDGQPTYYVPMYGSRDTERINLTLRSNVALTTDLSFEFFGQLFAARGRYQDFRVLSDTDDFDAFGAYPRRHDFARSSFIANAVLRWEFQPGSELFVVWSQDRRLNRDDPFFRDRRASSPYDRPTSQRLTDAFRDVPRNAFIVKLRYTLR; translated from the coding sequence ATGACTGCTCTGGTGATGGGTGCTCTGCTTTCGGTTCTGGCCCCGACGACGGACTCAACCGACGATGAGGACCGGCCCGTGTTGCGTACCCAGCGCGTAGAGGCATCCCTCTCCATCGACGGCCGGCTGGACGAAGGTGTGTGGACGGGCGTCCCCGCCGCCACAGGGTTTCGCCAACTGGAGCCCAAAGAGGGACAAGCGCCGACGCAGGAGACAAAAGTGCACATCCTCTATGGGGAAGATGCCCTCTACGTCGGCGCGAGGCTCCACGACCAGCGCCCCGGCCGCATCCGCGACCGGCTCGCGCGGCGCGACCAGCTGAATCAGGCCGACTGGTTCGAAGTGTCGATCGACTCGTACCTTGACCGCCGGACGGCCCGTACCTTCGCGGTCAACGCCGCCGGCGTACAGCGCGACGGCATCGTGCGCAGCGGGAGCGCCGACCAGCGGGGCTTCAACGAATCCTGGGACGCGATCTGGCGGTCGGCGGCCCGCATCACCAACCGGGGATGGGTGGCGGAGCTGCGCATCCCGTACGACATGCTGCGGTTTTCGGAGGCCGAGCGGCAGACGTGGGGCCTTCAGTTTCGGCGCCGCATTCCCCGCACCAGTGAGGTGCTGGAGTGGCCCCTCGTGCCCCGGTCCGAACGGCAGGCCAGCCTCGTGGCCGAGTACGGCCGGCTGAGCGGGCTTCAGGGGCTGCGCCCCAACCGCCGCGTAGAGGTGGCTCCCTACGTGCTCGGGCGGGCCCGCACCCAAGAAAACCCCGACGCGCCTGGCACCATCCAGTCGAGCGGCGCCGCCGACGTGGGCGTCGACGCTGAGATCGGTCTTGGGTCGAACGCCACGCTCGACGCGACGATCAACCCGGACTTCGGGCAGGTGGAGTCCGACCCGTCAGTGCTTAACCTCACGGCGTTCGAGACTTTTTTCCCGGAGAGGCGACCGTTCTTCATTCAGGGCACCGATATCTTCGACTTTCCGCTTGGGCTGGAGAACGTGCGGGGCAGCGTCCGGCCCGCTGAGCTTTTCTATACGCGCCGGATCGGGGCCGTCGATCCGGTGGTAGGGGCGCTGAAGCTCACCGGTCGCACGCAGAGCGGACTGTCCTATGGGGCGCTGGGGGCCACGACGGGCCCGGAGTTCGCCCCGGAGCGAGGGTACGCCGTAGGACGGGCCGAGCAGCAACTCGGCGCCCGGTCGACAGTTGGCGGCATCGTCACGGCCTTCGACGGGCCGGCCGGCTCCTCCGGAGCGGGGCGCCGGCGGAGCCTTGTGGGGGGTGCCGACTGGGACCTCCGCTTCGGCGGCGGCGCCTACCGCGTCGAAGGACGCCTCACCGGCTCGCACCGCCGCACGTCGGCGGGCTCGGAAGCACCCTCCACGGGTGGCGAGATCACGACCGAGTTCGAAAAGCTACAGGGCGACTGGACTTATGACGCGGGCTTCCGCATTCGCACGCCCGAGTACAACCCGAACGATCTGGGGCGTCTCCGCCGTAACAACCAGATCCGGTTCAGCAGCTTCGTCCGTCACCAGTTCAACGGTGGGCAGCCCGTCGGCCCGTTCCAGAACCTCTCGGGCTTCTTTACGGTCAACCAGAGCTGGTCGTACGACCGGGGGCTGAACCGGGGCACCGAGCCGTACCTGGAGTTTGGAGGCCTCACGGACGGGTTCCGCCCTATCACGCTCACCGTGGACGGTAAAAACCTCTTCGGCGGGGTCGACCTGTTTGAGACGCGGGGGCTGAGGCCACGGGCACGCCCCACGACCGCCATTAGCACCATCCGGGTCGGCACCGACTCTCGTCGTTCTTGGCAGCTTACCCCCCGCGTGTCCTGGACCGCGCGTAGCGACGCGGGTTGGGAGTGGTCGGCGGGGCTCGACGCGGAGTGGAACGTGGGCAGCCGCCTGAAGCTCTCCGGCGGCCTCTCCTACCAGCAGGAACTGGGCGTTGTGGAGTGGGCCGCCAACGAAACGTTTGTCCGGCGCGGCATGAACGAATGGGCCGTCGGCACGGAGAGCGCGGCGCCCTCGGACCTAGGCTCCGACGAACTTTCGACGCTCTCCCGCGGCACCGACGCGCTCGCGGCGGCCCTATCGGACGTATCGACCGCCAGCACGTCCATCGACGGGCAGCCCACCTACTACGTCCCGATGTACGGCAGCCGCGACACCGAGCGCATCAACCTCACGCTCCGGTCGAACGTCGCGCTCACGACGGACCTCTCGTTCGAGTTCTTCGGGCAACTCTTTGCTGCTCGGGGGCGCTACCAGGACTTCCGCGTTCTGAGCGATACGGACGACTTTGACGCGTTCGGGGCGTACCCGCGGCGCCACGACTTTGCTCGGAGCAGCTTCATCGCCAACGCAGTCCTGCGGTGGGAATTCCAGCCCGGGTCGGAGCTGTTCGTGGTGTGGTCGCAGGACCGACGCCTTAACCGAGATGACCCGTTCTTCCGCGACCGGCGGGCCTCTTCCCCCTATGATCGCCCTACCAGCCAGCGCCTCACCGACGCGTTTCGGGACGTGCCGCGCAACGCGTTCATCGTGAAGCTCCGATATACGCTCCGGTGA
- a CDS encoding lactonase family protein: MHRVHRTFLPVILLTIVGLTGCDATGPQRSDSEAVSSEGETQTDGRGNGLNGPGNAANGPATGAVFTMTNSPSGNAVVAFNRAANGRLSKLESYPTGGAGGSGVAPSSNPLAFGDEDQFLFVTNPGSDELSVFSRRGRSLKRTDVVKTGGPRPLSVAVHGDLVYVLNAGREASPNISGFTLEDGTLSPVGTAALPEDVKGPPQIGFGPNGQQLVVTDRPSDQIIVYPVQASGQVGAPTVNDADDGSVPFGFDFTPQGTLLVSEAQGTENGSALSHFSVGTGGTLNTVVNSAPTTQQAACWVEVTPDGEIAYVTNTASGTVTGFQVQSDGALQRVTENGVTADLGDESTPLDMTISGSVLYVHEKGDRAITGFRINPQTGALTETDGAAAGLPASTAGLASF, translated from the coding sequence ATGCACCGTGTACACCGCACTTTTCTACCTGTTATACTGCTAACAATCGTCGGACTCACCGGATGTGACGCTACCGGCCCGCAGAGATCCGACAGCGAGGCCGTCTCGTCTGAAGGAGAGACCCAGACGGATGGGCGGGGGAACGGCCTGAACGGGCCGGGAAACGCCGCGAACGGGCCGGCGACCGGGGCCGTCTTCACGATGACCAACAGCCCATCCGGCAACGCCGTTGTGGCCTTCAACCGGGCCGCCAACGGGCGGCTATCGAAGCTGGAGTCCTACCCGACCGGGGGCGCGGGCGGCAGTGGAGTTGCTCCGTCGTCGAACCCATTGGCGTTCGGGGATGAAGACCAATTTCTCTTTGTCACCAATCCGGGCAGCGACGAGCTGTCGGTCTTTTCGCGTCGCGGGCGCTCTCTGAAGCGGACCGACGTGGTGAAGACTGGCGGCCCGCGGCCGCTCAGCGTCGCGGTGCACGGGGATCTCGTTTACGTGCTGAACGCCGGGCGGGAGGCCTCGCCCAACATCAGCGGGTTTACCCTCGAGGACGGGACCCTCTCCCCGGTCGGTACCGCGGCGCTACCTGAAGACGTGAAGGGCCCCCCGCAGATCGGGTTTGGGCCAAACGGGCAGCAGCTCGTGGTCACCGACCGTCCCTCAGACCAGATCATCGTGTACCCGGTCCAGGCCTCCGGCCAGGTCGGCGCCCCGACCGTCAACGACGCTGACGACGGAAGCGTCCCCTTCGGTTTTGACTTCACGCCGCAGGGCACGCTTCTGGTCTCCGAGGCGCAAGGGACCGAGAACGGGAGCGCTCTTTCTCACTTTTCGGTTGGGACGGGCGGCACGCTGAACACAGTGGTCAACTCCGCCCCCACGACCCAACAGGCCGCGTGCTGGGTCGAGGTGACGCCGGACGGAGAGATTGCCTACGTCACGAACACCGCCTCCGGCACCGTCACGGGGTTCCAAGTGCAGTCCGACGGGGCGTTGCAGCGGGTCACCGAGAACGGTGTCACTGCCGACCTCGGGGACGAAAGCACGCCACTGGACATGACGATTTCTGGCTCGGTCCTCTACGTCCATGAGAAGGGAGACCGCGCGATCACGGGCTTCCGGATCAACCCGCAGACGGGCGCCCTCACGGAGACCGACGGTGCGGCAGCTGGGCTCCCAGCTAGCACGGCGGGGCTCGCCTCGTTCTAA